In Leptotrichia buccalis C-1013-b, the genomic window AAATTTATGCTTAATAAAAAGAAGGCAGCATAAATTTAGTTATTAAATAAAAAATATTGAGTCAGAAAGGAAAAATAAAATGAATATATTACAGCAAATATTTAATTTATTACAGCAAACAATAATAATAGCACCTCCAATTCTAATAACAGCCGTAGGAGCGTGTATTTCTGAAAAAAGTGGAGTTGTTAATATCGGACTTGAAGGAATTATGCTAAGTTCAGCATTTGCAACAGCAGTTGCTAATATAACTACAGGAAATCCATATTTAGGAATAATTTTTGGAATGGTAGTGGGAGTTTTAATTTCACTGATTCATGCAGTAATCAGTATCAACCTTAGAGGAAATCAAATTATAAGTGGAGTTGCAATAAATCTATTTGCAGCTGCAATAACTTCATATTCAATAAAAACTATCTTTAAAACTGCTGGAAGCACTCCGTTAGCAAAGTCATTGGCAAATCGTCCATTAATGATAATTGTAATCTATGGAATCGGCATAGCAATGTATTTCTTCTTGTATAAAACTGTTTTAGGTTTGAGAATCCGTTCAGTTGGAGAACATCCATTAGCGGCTGATACAGTTGGGATAAGTGTTTATAAGACAAGATATATCGCTGTACTTATATCAGGTGCATTAGGAGGACTTGGCGGGGCTTATCTTACAGCTGTACTGCTTCCGTCTTTTTCAAACAACATGTCAGCAGGGCGTGGATATATCGCCTTGGCAGCAATGATTTTTGGGAAATGGAATCCGATAGGAGCGATTTTAGCAAGCCTGTTATTCGCTTTTGGACAAGCATTCGCCGATGTTTCCAAAACCATAGGACTCCCAATATCTCAGCAATTTTTGACAATGATACCGTATATTTTGACATTGTTGGCGTTGGTTGGATTTGTAGGAAAATCGAAAGCACCGAAGGCATCAGGATTGCCATATGAAAAATAAAATTTGATAATTAAAAAAAGGAATAAAAATGACAAAATCTTATCAGGAAATAAATGCAGAAACAATTAACCGATGGATTGAAGAAGGCTGGGAATGGGGACAGCCAATTAGCCATGAAACTTATTTAAA contains:
- a CDS encoding ABC transporter permease — encoded protein: MNILQQIFNLLQQTIIIAPPILITAVGACISEKSGVVNIGLEGIMLSSAFATAVANITTGNPYLGIIFGMVVGVLISLIHAVISINLRGNQIISGVAINLFAAAITSYSIKTIFKTAGSTPLAKSLANRPLMIIVIYGIGIAMYFFLYKTVLGLRIRSVGEHPLAADTVGISVYKTRYIAVLISGALGGLGGAYLTAVLLPSFSNNMSAGRGYIALAAMIFGKWNPIGAILASLLFAFGQAFADVSKTIGLPISQQFLTMIPYILTLLALVGFVGKSKAPKASGLPYEK